A section of the Candidatus Zixiibacteriota bacterium genome encodes:
- a CDS encoding DUF427 domain-containing protein, translated as MKAIWNGAVIADSEDTVVLAGSSYFPPESVKNEFLRKSLRTSICPWIGEATYYDVVVDGVAVKDAALSYPDPKPKAVCVRNYIAFLKGVQLVL; from the coding sequence ATGAAGGCAATATGGAATGGTGCGGTGATCGCCGATTCCGAAGATACTGTCGTTCTTGCTGGCAGCAGTTATTTTCCGCCGGAGTCAGTAAAAAACGAATTCCTGAGAAAGAGCCTGAGAACATCAATATGTCCATGGATAGGCGAGGCCACGTATTACGATGTGGTTGTAGATGGAGTTGCGGTGAAAGATGCAGCCTTGTCTTATCCGGACCCGAAACCGAAAGCAGTCTGTGTTCGAAATTACATAGCGTTCTTGAAAGGCGTGCAACTGGTTCTGTAG
- a CDS encoding sigma-54 dependent transcriptional regulator — MAVRVLLADDDDALRRVIQFKLRRKGFDVTAVADGQVALDELGKSRYDVLLTDMKMPKLNGIELLERAKKVQPELEVILITAFADVSQAVKAVKLGAFDYLTKPFDDDELFVAIEKALKFRNLEDENKQLREELRGRDEFKHIVGVSRSYKELMRTVEKIAPYDATVLLTGESGTGKEVIARQIHHLSPRLTKKYVAVNCAAIPRDLIESELFGHVKGAFTGAIRDKRGKFELADGGTIMLDEIGELETELQVKLLRVLQERVIEPVGSERKINIDVRVIAATNVDLKKSIDNGRFREDLYYRLNVIPLHVPSLRERREDIPLLIREFLRKHSPDKPVGIEDDLVEALSNYSWPGNIRELENLIGRMVILRGEDTLTIRDLPDDFDMSKPGGASERTSLQPERLTYHEATRKIIVDALNNCGWNRTKAAKYLKMPRHVLIYRMKKYDITSDSATIE; from the coding sequence ATGGCTGTCAGAGTGTTGCTTGCAGATGATGACGACGCCCTAAGGCGCGTGATTCAATTCAAGCTCCGTCGCAAGGGGTTTGATGTGACCGCCGTTGCCGATGGGCAGGTTGCGCTCGATGAGCTGGGCAAAAGCCGCTATGATGTGCTTCTCACGGATATGAAAATGCCGAAGCTGAACGGCATCGAGCTTCTGGAGAGGGCAAAGAAAGTCCAGCCTGAGCTCGAAGTAATCCTCATCACTGCGTTCGCTGACGTTTCACAGGCGGTTAAGGCGGTCAAACTCGGTGCGTTTGATTATCTCACGAAACCATTCGATGACGATGAGCTCTTCGTGGCGATTGAAAAGGCTCTTAAGTTTCGGAATCTCGAAGATGAAAACAAGCAGCTCAGAGAAGAACTGCGCGGGCGCGACGAATTCAAGCACATCGTTGGTGTATCCAGATCATACAAGGAGCTGATGAGAACTGTTGAGAAGATCGCGCCGTATGACGCTACAGTGCTGTTGACCGGAGAGTCCGGCACCGGCAAGGAAGTGATTGCACGGCAGATTCACCATCTCAGTCCGAGACTTACGAAGAAATACGTTGCAGTCAACTGTGCCGCGATTCCACGAGACCTGATCGAATCGGAGCTGTTCGGCCATGTCAAAGGCGCCTTCACCGGCGCTATCCGTGATAAGAGAGGGAAATTCGAACTCGCAGATGGCGGCACAATCATGCTCGATGAGATCGGCGAACTCGAAACCGAATTGCAGGTGAAACTTCTCCGGGTGTTGCAGGAGCGAGTCATCGAGCCGGTTGGATCGGAGAGAAAGATCAATATCGATGTCAGAGTGATCGCTGCGACAAATGTCGATCTCAAGAAGTCGATCGACAACGGAAGGTTCAGAGAAGATTTGTATTACAGACTGAATGTAATCCCGCTGCATGTACCGAGTCTTCGCGAGAGAAGAGAAGACATACCGCTTTTGATCAGGGAGTTCCTGAGGAAGCATAGTCCTGACAAACCTGTCGGTATCGAAGATGACCTCGTTGAAGCGCTCTCGAACTACAGTTGGCCCGGCAATATCAGAGAACTAGAGAATCTGATCGGGCGGATGGTGATTTTGCGCGGTGAGGATACATTGACAATCCGCGACTTGCCTGATGATTTCGATATGTCAAAACCGGGCGGTGCGTCGGAGCGTACGAGTCTCCAGCCGGAAAGACTGACTTATCACGAAGCGACCCGGAAGATCATAGTCGATGCCCTCAACAACTGCGGTTGGAATAGAACCAAAGCAGCCAAATACTTGAAGATGCCACGTCATGTGCTCATCTATAGAATGAAGAAGTACGACATCACGAGCGATTCCGCAACAATCGAATAG
- a CDS encoding DUF4118 domain-containing protein encodes MGDDLTKVALKVKYYKIGFLGLLVALTLAIHYGLVLENIFGHAGWIHAIHGRFCYIPIAIAAVWFGVRGGLVTAAIISAAVMPFIFLPRQHPTDLSGELVEIVFYFAIALLTGALTERELHIRRRHGETKLELERAQRLSTIGRMAAGVAHEIKNPLASIKGALEIMSDETTPSNDRDEFREIAFKEIRRVDGTVRDFLTFARPRKTELTSINLSKTVVASLRQIDAQIESAGVATDVVITDSIHIKGDAEKIHQLMLNLMLNALEASNSGSTIQVKLAVGSGDRVELVVKDSGQGIDQLDLEKVFEPFYTTKSAGTGLGLAIARSIVDDHGGAIRIESKSGKGTEVRISFPPSEET; translated from the coding sequence ATGGGAGATGATCTGACCAAAGTAGCATTGAAAGTCAAGTATTACAAGATAGGTTTCCTCGGCCTGCTGGTCGCGTTGACTCTTGCGATCCACTACGGCCTGGTACTTGAGAATATCTTTGGCCACGCAGGCTGGATACATGCTATCCATGGCAGATTCTGCTATATCCCGATCGCGATAGCCGCTGTCTGGTTCGGCGTGCGAGGGGGACTCGTGACTGCAGCAATCATATCGGCTGCAGTGATGCCATTTATCTTTCTGCCCAGACAGCATCCTACTGATCTTTCCGGTGAACTGGTCGAAATCGTTTTCTACTTTGCTATCGCTCTGCTGACCGGAGCGTTGACCGAACGGGAACTGCACATCCGCCGTCGCCACGGTGAGACCAAATTAGAACTCGAACGCGCGCAGCGGCTCTCGACAATCGGCCGGATGGCGGCCGGAGTTGCTCATGAGATCAAGAACCCGCTCGCCTCGATCAAGGGCGCTCTCGAAATAATGTCCGACGAGACTACACCCTCTAATGATAGGGACGAATTCAGAGAGATTGCATTCAAGGAAATCAGGAGGGTGGACGGCACGGTTAGAGACTTTCTGACATTCGCGCGACCGAGGAAGACCGAACTCACAAGCATCAATCTCAGCAAAACAGTCGTGGCAAGTCTGCGTCAAATCGATGCGCAAATTGAGTCAGCAGGCGTGGCAACAGATGTCGTGATTACAGATAGTATTCACATCAAAGGCGATGCCGAAAAAATCCACCAATTAATGCTGAATCTCATGCTCAACGCTCTGGAGGCGTCAAATTCGGGTTCGACGATTCAGGTGAAGCTCGCAGTCGGTTCGGGAGACCGCGTTGAACTGGTCGTCAAAGACTCGGGACAAGGGATTGACCAGCTTGATCTGGAGAAAGTGTTCGAACCGTTCTATACTACCAAGTCGGCAGGCACCGGTCTCGGTCTTGCGATCGCAAGGAGCATTGTTGACGACCACGGCGGCGCGATACGGATCGAGAGCAAATCGGGAAAGGGTACCGAGGTTAGAATTTCGTTTCCGCCATCCGAGGAGACATAA
- a CDS encoding TolC family protein: MRYAISRRLASALVLALAVINFGLADTSAASEKDDAMALARETGSGYSDSKAAMLRPGVSLNDFLIYGALNNPGLKAAYYNWVSELEKVAVVGGLPDPTVSYGYFIKNVETRVGPQNQRFGIKQSIPWFGTLGKRGDAAFELAQAAYQNYQSEKLRLFYSITRAYNDYYYLGRNVEIASDNLELLKLWESVATTKYKAGISPYADLIKIQVELGKLDDQLTSLEEMKRPLEYKLRSALGLPDSLPLPAPTSIANSEFIAERDSVTIWALRHNPNLNALNHLLSKEKIEISLANIARLPNFTLGADYIETGEAVNPGLAESGKDPWMVSVSLNVPIWFGKNNARVRQAQARRDAAENRLADSRNQIEAYISRVLFEYEDAVRKIGLYEDGLIPKAEQSLNASYTAYQSGESDFLNLLDAQRELLEFQLNLEKARTDASTKLAEIEMTIGKDISNPISKSPIK; this comes from the coding sequence ATGAGATACGCAATATCAAGAAGACTGGCCTCTGCATTAGTTTTGGCTCTCGCAGTCATCAACTTCGGCTTGGCCGATACGAGTGCCGCGTCGGAGAAAGATGATGCGATGGCACTCGCGAGAGAAACCGGTTCCGGCTACTCCGATTCGAAGGCAGCGATGCTTCGACCGGGTGTATCACTCAACGATTTTCTCATCTACGGTGCACTCAACAATCCCGGTCTGAAGGCAGCTTATTACAATTGGGTTTCGGAGTTGGAGAAGGTCGCTGTTGTTGGAGGATTGCCTGATCCGACCGTCTCATACGGTTACTTCATAAAGAATGTCGAGACGAGAGTCGGCCCGCAGAACCAGCGTTTCGGGATTAAGCAATCAATACCATGGTTCGGAACACTCGGGAAGAGGGGAGATGCCGCATTCGAGTTGGCACAGGCAGCGTATCAGAATTATCAGTCCGAAAAGCTGCGGCTTTTCTATAGTATCACCCGTGCCTATAACGATTACTACTATCTTGGAAGAAATGTCGAGATTGCGTCAGACAATTTGGAGTTGCTCAAACTCTGGGAGTCTGTTGCGACGACCAAGTACAAGGCTGGGATCAGTCCGTACGCCGATCTCATCAAGATCCAGGTGGAGCTCGGAAAGCTCGACGATCAATTGACAAGCCTGGAGGAGATGAAGCGACCGCTGGAGTACAAGCTTCGCTCGGCGTTAGGGCTTCCTGACTCGTTGCCCCTGCCTGCTCCGACCTCAATTGCAAACAGCGAGTTTATTGCAGAGAGAGATTCTGTAACGATCTGGGCGCTCCGGCACAATCCGAACCTGAATGCCCTAAATCATCTGTTGAGCAAGGAGAAAATAGAGATCAGCCTTGCGAACATTGCACGTCTGCCCAATTTCACACTGGGAGCCGACTACATAGAGACGGGCGAGGCAGTGAATCCGGGGCTCGCTGAGAGTGGAAAAGATCCATGGATGGTCAGTGTTAGTCTCAATGTGCCCATCTGGTTCGGCAAGAACAATGCCCGCGTCAGGCAGGCTCAGGCGCGCAGAGATGCCGCCGAGAACCGGCTCGCAGACTCCAGGAATCAGATCGAAGCATATATCAGCCGGGTGTTGTTCGAATATGAAGATGCTGTCAGGAAGATCGGATTGTATGAGGATGGTCTGATTCCGAAGGCGGAACAATCTCTTAACGCATCCTATACCGCTTACCAATCTGGTGAATCAGATTTCCTGAACCTCCTCGACGCACAGCGCGAGTTGCTTGAATTTCAACTGAATCTCGAAAAGGCGAGAACTGACGCATCCACAAAACTAGCAGAAATCGAAATGACAATCGGAAAAGACATAAGTAACCCAATCAGTAAATCTCCAATCAAGTAG
- a CDS encoding efflux RND transporter periplasmic adaptor subunit produces the protein MTDSDKKRFSDWISLIPRRGAGLVVFILIVVIAFSLGLMLSGGDDGQLAQSAVHDHDGEVAKQPTIWTCSMHPQIKLPKPGKCPICFMDLIPLESGSGDGLDPNQLRMTEAAKQLARIETTPVVRDYASAEIRMVGRIAYDETKVAVISARIPGRIDQLYADYTGLRVAKGDHLVKLYSPELLSAQEELIQAKRSVEGLRVRGGVLLSTAITTLDAAREKLSLYGLPKYQIDEIEERGTAAENLTIYAPIGGTVIHKNATEGMYVQTGTDIYTIADLKKLWVLFDAYESDLPWLRIGQTVKFASPSFPGEQFDATISFIDPIVDQKTRTISVRAIADNTGDRLKPDMFVSGVVKSSLDEHGKVADQSDRALVIPASAPLLTGSRAIVYVQVSDDDGPVFEGREVVLGPRAGELYTVKSGLVEGELVVSNGAFKIDSELQIHAKPSMMSPSGGGALPHEHDQSAPMAADMMDPEAVSHIIESPALETLTPVFDAYFEVQMALASDDPVAASESYAKLRGEVSSVDMSLFDGETHMQWMSLSDSIVTYSRKASETKDIDQLRDAFYHVSKAMIDLEEGFGHSDNRDYFLTFCPMARDNRGAYWLQTVDTVYNSFYGAMMLRCGEIKGALPSNPASDK, from the coding sequence ATGACAGACTCAGATAAGAAGAGATTCTCAGACTGGATATCACTCATACCACGTCGAGGTGCGGGCCTCGTCGTATTTATCCTGATAGTCGTCATTGCTTTCTCCCTTGGTCTTATGCTTTCCGGTGGCGACGACGGACAGCTTGCGCAATCAGCAGTGCACGATCACGATGGCGAAGTCGCCAAGCAGCCCACCATCTGGACATGTTCGATGCACCCGCAGATCAAACTCCCGAAGCCGGGCAAGTGCCCGATTTGCTTCATGGATCTCATTCCGCTTGAATCTGGCTCCGGTGACGGTCTCGATCCGAATCAACTGAGAATGACAGAGGCTGCCAAGCAACTGGCGCGTATCGAGACAACACCCGTCGTGCGCGATTATGCGTCAGCCGAAATCAGGATGGTCGGCAGGATAGCGTATGACGAGACCAAAGTAGCCGTCATTTCCGCAAGAATTCCGGGGCGTATCGACCAGCTCTACGCCGACTACACCGGCCTCAGGGTTGCGAAGGGCGATCACTTGGTGAAGCTTTACTCGCCGGAACTTCTCAGCGCGCAGGAGGAACTGATTCAGGCAAAGAGAAGCGTCGAGGGACTGCGCGTCAGAGGTGGAGTGCTCTTGTCGACGGCAATCACTACTCTCGATGCAGCTCGCGAAAAGCTGAGCCTCTACGGCCTGCCCAAATATCAGATCGACGAAATCGAGGAGAGAGGAACAGCCGCTGAGAATTTGACAATCTATGCCCCGATCGGTGGTACCGTTATTCACAAGAATGCAACCGAAGGAATGTATGTTCAGACAGGAACAGATATCTACACGATTGCCGATTTGAAGAAGCTCTGGGTTCTGTTCGATGCCTATGAATCCGACCTGCCATGGCTTCGTATTGGACAGACGGTCAAATTCGCGTCACCATCATTCCCCGGTGAACAATTCGACGCAACGATTTCATTCATTGATCCAATCGTAGATCAGAAAACCCGTACGATCAGTGTGCGCGCGATAGCAGATAATACTGGTGATAGACTGAAGCCCGATATGTTCGTCAGCGGTGTTGTTAAGTCAAGTCTCGATGAGCATGGCAAGGTTGCCGACCAAAGCGATCGAGCACTTGTAATTCCGGCATCGGCACCGCTTCTCACCGGCAGCAGGGCAATTGTATATGTTCAAGTATCGGATGACGATGGTCCGGTGTTCGAAGGACGCGAGGTCGTACTCGGACCGAGAGCCGGTGAGCTCTACACCGTCAAATCGGGATTGGTCGAAGGAGAGCTTGTTGTCAGCAACGGCGCCTTCAAGATCGACAGCGAACTTCAGATACATGCAAAACCGAGCATGATGTCGCCTTCCGGAGGAGGTGCGCTGCCGCATGAGCATGATCAGTCAGCACCCATGGCTGCAGATATGATGGATCCCGAGGCTGTGTCGCACATAATAGAATCTCCGGCATTGGAGACTCTAACTCCCGTCTTCGATGCTTACTTCGAAGTGCAAATGGCGCTGGCATCCGATGATCCAGTGGCTGCATCAGAATCATACGCGAAACTCAGGGGAGAGGTTAGCTCGGTCGATATGTCGCTGTTTGATGGGGAAACACACATGCAGTGGATGTCACTCTCGGACAGCATCGTCACCTACTCCAGGAAGGCCAGTGAGACTAAAGATATTGATCAATTGCGTGATGCGTTTTATCACGTCTCCAAAGCCATGATTGATTTGGAAGAGGGCTTCGGCCATTCTGACAATCGAGATTACTTCCTCACTTTCTGTCCGATGGCGCGTGACAACAGAGGTGCGTACTGGTTGCAGACAGTCGACACAGTCTACAATTCTTTCTATGGTGCAATGATGCTTCGCTGTGGTGAAATCAAGGGAGCGTTACCTTCCAATCCGGCGAGTGACAAGTAG
- a CDS encoding efflux RND transporter permease subunit has product MSEHIDKNKQSRHSPIDRVIKFCLENKLVVLLATLFFIAWGIIVAPFDWNIQAIPRYPVPVDAIPDIGENQQIVFTEWMGRSPQDVEDQISYPLTVSLLGVPGVRTIRSYSFFGFSSIYVIFKDDVEFYWSRSRILEKLNSLPAGTLPDEVQPALGPDATALGQVFWYTLEGRDERGNPTGGWDLHELRSIQDWTVRYALQSADGVAEVASIGGFVQEYQIDANPDAMKSYGVTLSDLFMAVKSSNIDVGARTIEINKVEYVIRGLGFIKELADIENTAVASRDNVPIRIKDVATVSLGPAMRRGALDKGGAEAVGGVVVVRHGANPLATITNVKAKIAEISPGLPKKILGDGSTSQVSIVPFYDRTGLIYETLGTLNTALVDEILVTMIVVILMVMHLRASALISGLLPLTVLMVFIAMKVFKVDANIVALSGIAIAIGTIVDMGIVVSENILRHLEKAQPGADRLQVIFQAASEVGGAVLTAISTTVISFLPVFTMQAAEGKLFKPLAYTKTFALIASVIVAMTIIPPLAHMLFTASESRLKSRRLLPIGLAIGALTLMVWSFWLAGVLLLIMAAYQAFKNHIPERFREKIPTITNYIIVIIIGALLAEHWRPLGYQVGIVGNFVFVALLLGGILFLVQMLIRAYEPILRWCLAHKKQFLVLPLLLLLLGTTIWLGFDSIFGFMPGWIRSTAPYIDVNHAFPGLGKEFMPDLDEGSFLYMPTTMPHASIGEVLDVLQLQDKAFSSIPEIETVVGKLGRVDSPLDPAPISMIETVINYKPEYRVDENGRVLRFKHDEAADEFARDEFGELIPDKNGEPYRQWRDHIKSPDDIWKEIVNAGKITGTTSAPKLQPIATRLVMLQSGMRAPMGVKVKGPDLETIEKVGLEIEKYLKDVPSIESNTVIADRIVGKPYLEIEIDREAIARYGISVRQVQDIIEVAIGGKKLTTTVEGRERYPVRVRYQRELRGTLEDLGDVLIPAPEGVQIPLTQLATMNFVRGPMVIKSEDTFLVGYVIFDKKPDYAEVDVVQDAEEYLSEKIKTGELEIPAGVSYAFAGSYENQVRSEKKLRIVLPLALFLIFMILYFQFRRVSTSLLVFSGIFVAWSGGFLMLWLYGQDWFLNFTILGIDFRELFQVRQLNLSVAVWVGFLALFGVASDDGVIISTYLDQIFARRKPSTVADIREATVAAGKRRVRPALMTVVTTILALLPVLTSTGKGADIMVPMAIPSFGGMTVVIITIFVVPTLYCALAERRLTKSFRKQSLDPATHNDRSNAP; this is encoded by the coding sequence ATGAGTGAACACATCGACAAGAATAAACAGAGCAGGCACTCCCCAATCGATCGGGTGATCAAATTCTGCCTTGAAAACAAACTCGTTGTGCTCCTCGCCACGCTGTTCTTCATAGCGTGGGGAATCATTGTGGCGCCGTTTGACTGGAATATCCAGGCCATCCCGCGCTATCCGGTTCCGGTGGATGCTATCCCCGATATCGGAGAGAATCAGCAGATTGTCTTCACCGAATGGATGGGACGGTCGCCGCAGGATGTCGAAGATCAGATATCGTATCCGCTGACAGTCTCACTGCTCGGCGTGCCGGGCGTGAGGACAATCAGGAGCTACTCGTTCTTCGGCTTCTCGTCGATCTACGTGATCTTCAAGGATGATGTCGAATTCTACTGGTCTCGCTCGCGGATTCTCGAGAAGCTCAACTCGCTTCCCGCCGGTACCCTGCCGGACGAGGTGCAGCCTGCTCTAGGACCAGACGCTACTGCACTCGGACAGGTCTTCTGGTACACACTCGAGGGCAGAGATGAACGCGGCAATCCGACCGGCGGCTGGGATCTTCACGAACTGCGATCCATTCAGGACTGGACTGTGCGCTATGCGCTGCAATCAGCCGATGGCGTAGCTGAAGTGGCTTCGATCGGCGGGTTTGTTCAGGAATACCAAATCGATGCCAATCCTGACGCTATGAAATCATACGGCGTCACGCTGTCTGATCTATTCATGGCCGTGAAATCCTCCAACATCGATGTTGGCGCAAGAACGATCGAAATCAACAAAGTCGAATATGTCATTCGCGGTCTCGGCTTCATCAAGGAGCTCGCAGACATCGAGAACACTGCCGTGGCCTCGCGCGACAATGTCCCGATTCGCATCAAAGATGTCGCGACTGTATCGCTCGGACCAGCCATGAGACGCGGAGCCCTGGACAAAGGCGGGGCAGAGGCTGTCGGAGGTGTAGTTGTTGTCAGACATGGTGCAAATCCGCTTGCTACAATAACCAATGTTAAAGCTAAGATCGCGGAAATATCGCCGGGGCTGCCAAAGAAGATACTTGGTGATGGCAGCACATCGCAGGTCAGTATCGTACCGTTCTATGATCGAACCGGATTGATTTATGAAACTCTCGGGACTCTCAATACCGCACTCGTTGACGAAATTCTCGTGACCATGATTGTCGTGATCCTGATGGTGATGCACTTGAGAGCATCAGCGTTGATTTCTGGATTGCTACCGTTGACGGTACTGATGGTTTTCATTGCAATGAAGGTATTCAAGGTAGATGCCAACATTGTCGCCCTCTCGGGTATCGCAATTGCAATCGGTACGATTGTCGACATGGGTATTGTTGTCAGCGAGAACATTCTCAGGCACCTGGAGAAAGCTCAGCCGGGTGCTGATCGATTGCAGGTCATATTCCAGGCTGCATCCGAGGTTGGAGGTGCGGTCCTGACTGCCATCTCTACAACTGTAATTTCATTCCTTCCTGTATTCACAATGCAAGCTGCGGAAGGCAAGCTTTTCAAGCCACTGGCCTATACGAAGACTTTTGCGCTCATTGCATCGGTCATAGTCGCAATGACGATCATCCCGCCGCTGGCTCACATGTTGTTCACAGCCAGTGAATCAAGACTGAAATCTCGAAGGCTTCTACCTATCGGACTCGCTATTGGCGCATTAACGCTCATGGTCTGGTCATTCTGGTTGGCGGGTGTATTGCTATTGATTATGGCCGCGTACCAGGCATTCAAGAATCACATTCCAGAGCGCTTTCGAGAGAAAATACCGACCATCACGAACTATATCATAGTCATCATCATCGGTGCACTGCTCGCCGAACATTGGAGGCCACTCGGTTACCAGGTCGGGATAGTCGGCAACTTCGTTTTTGTCGCTCTGCTGCTCGGTGGGATTCTGTTTCTGGTGCAAATGCTGATAAGAGCTTACGAACCAATCTTGAGATGGTGCCTGGCTCACAAGAAGCAGTTTCTCGTATTACCTTTGTTACTGTTGTTACTCGGTACCACGATTTGGCTTGGTTTTGACAGCATATTCGGGTTCATGCCCGGCTGGATACGATCAACCGCACCATATATTGATGTCAATCACGCGTTCCCGGGTCTCGGCAAAGAATTCATGCCTGATCTTGACGAAGGATCGTTCCTCTACATGCCGACTACCATGCCGCATGCCTCGATAGGTGAAGTGCTCGATGTGCTGCAACTCCAGGACAAGGCTTTCAGCAGTATACCGGAAATCGAAACTGTCGTTGGCAAGCTCGGCCGCGTCGACAGTCCGCTCGACCCGGCGCCGATCTCGATGATCGAAACAGTCATAAATTACAAACCGGAATACAGGGTTGATGAGAATGGCAGGGTGCTGAGATTCAAGCACGATGAAGCAGCCGATGAGTTCGCGCGTGATGAATTCGGAGAATTGATCCCCGACAAGAACGGCGAACCGTATCGACAATGGCGCGATCATATAAAATCACCTGATGATATCTGGAAAGAAATTGTCAATGCTGGCAAGATCACGGGCACAACTTCAGCTCCGAAACTTCAGCCTATCGCAACTCGTCTTGTCATGCTTCAATCAGGAATGCGCGCGCCGATGGGTGTCAAAGTTAAAGGTCCCGATCTCGAAACGATAGAGAAAGTCGGGCTGGAGATAGAGAAGTATCTGAAAGATGTGCCGTCAATCGAATCGAACACAGTCATAGCCGACAGGATTGTCGGCAAGCCATATCTCGAAATCGAAATCGACCGCGAGGCGATCGCGCGCTACGGGATATCTGTCCGGCAGGTGCAGGACATAATTGAAGTGGCTATAGGCGGCAAGAAACTGACCACGACAGTCGAAGGGCGTGAGCGGTATCCGGTTAGAGTGCGGTATCAGAGAGAATTGCGTGGGACATTGGAAGACCTGGGTGATGTTTTGATTCCGGCGCCGGAGGGTGTACAGATTCCACTCACACAACTCGCAACGATGAATTTCGTCAGAGGTCCGATGGTCATCAAGTCGGAGGATACATTCCTCGTCGGTTACGTTATCTTCGACAAGAAGCCGGACTATGCAGAAGTGGACGTCGTGCAGGATGCAGAGGAGTATCTCAGCGAGAAGATCAAGACTGGTGAGCTCGAAATACCCGCGGGAGTCAGCTACGCATTTGCCGGAAGCTATGAAAACCAGGTCAGATCAGAGAAGAAACTGAGAATTGTATTGCCCCTTGCGCTCTTTCTGATCTTTATGATCCTCTACTTCCAATTCAGACGAGTCTCGACAAGCCTTCTGGTTTTCTCGGGAATATTCGTTGCATGGTCGGGCGGATTTCTGATGCTATGGCTCTACGGACAGGATTGGTTTCTCAATTTCACGATTCTTGGGATCGACTTCAGAGAGCTGTTCCAGGTGAGGCAACTCAATCTCTCGGTAGCGGTATGGGTCGGATTCCTCGCGCTGTTCGGGGTCGCAAGCGATGACGGCGTGATTATATCGACCTATCTCGATCAGATATTCGCGCGCAGAAAGCCGAGTACAGTTGCTGATATCAGGGAGGCGACAGTGGCCGCAGGCAAGCGGAGAGTACGCCCCGCATTGATGACCGTTGTAACGACAATTCTCGCGCTGCTCCCCGTTCTGACCTCGACCGGAAAAGGTGCAGACATCATGGTACCGATGGCGATACCATCGTTCGGCGGTATGACTGTGGTGATTATAACGATATTCGTCGTGCCCACGCTGTACTGCGCGCTCGCAGAGCGAAGGCTGACGAAGTCATTCCGGAAGCAGAGCTTAGATCCGGCCACACACAACGATCGATCTAATGCACCGTAA